A genome region from Pseudomonas helmanticensis includes the following:
- a CDS encoding hybrid sensor histidine kinase/response regulator produces the protein MIEKNKAAAIEEMRFRLLIDAVVDYAIYMIDPGGIITSWNSGAKRFKGYEEAEILGEHFSRFYTADDRAAGLPQRALDTAIREGRFEGEGWRVRKDGTNFWSHVVIDPIIDPNGQLLGFAKITRDLTDRKMAEETLKQSEQQFRLLVQGVTDYAIYMLSPEGRVSNWNQGAQRIKGYLPEEIIGQHFSIFYTPEDREIGEPARALEIATREGRFENRSWRVRKDGTRFLAHVVVDAIRGDTGTLLGFAKITRDVTEAHQAQEALEKTREALFQAQKMQAIGQLSGGIAHDFNNLLTVILGNLEILQKRTGDDPKIGRLLENATQGALRGVSLTQRMLAFARRQELKTESVNIAQLVQGIMGLLRSSMGPGIRIETQFPEDLEAVLADTNQLELAILNLATNARDAMPDGGSVLITAQPQVVLEQSQATLTAGRYVCLSLIDSGEGMDEHTLASARDPFFTTKGLGKGTGLGLSMVHGFIEQLGGRFVLKSEKGRGTHAELWLPVAAAGATVKPLYPAIEPISVPRLSVLVVDDDSLVLTSTSLLLEDLGHRVVSATSGAQALKLLEQNEIIDLMITDMAMPQMSGAQLAHSVRLLKPDLPIILATGYAERLEGFAAQLPRLPKPFTQLNLVEIIAQSMK, from the coding sequence ATGATTGAAAAGAACAAGGCCGCGGCGATCGAGGAAATGCGTTTCAGGCTGTTGATCGATGCGGTCGTCGACTATGCGATCTACATGATCGACCCCGGCGGCATCATCACCAGCTGGAACTCGGGCGCCAAACGCTTCAAGGGTTACGAAGAAGCGGAAATCCTCGGCGAGCATTTTTCACGTTTCTATACCGCTGACGATCGCGCCGCCGGGCTGCCGCAACGCGCGCTCGATACGGCGATCCGCGAGGGCCGTTTCGAAGGCGAAGGCTGGCGGGTACGCAAGGACGGCACCAACTTCTGGTCGCACGTGGTGATTGATCCGATCATCGACCCGAATGGCCAGTTGCTCGGTTTCGCCAAGATCACCCGTGATCTGACCGACCGCAAGATGGCCGAAGAAACCCTCAAGCAAAGCGAACAGCAGTTCCGCCTGCTGGTGCAGGGCGTGACCGATTACGCGATCTACATGCTCAGCCCGGAAGGTCGGGTGAGTAACTGGAACCAGGGCGCACAACGCATCAAAGGTTATTTGCCGGAAGAAATCATCGGCCAGCATTTCTCGATTTTCTACACCCCCGAAGACCGCGAGATCGGTGAGCCGGCACGCGCGCTGGAGATAGCCACCCGTGAGGGTCGCTTCGAAAACCGCAGTTGGCGGGTACGCAAGGACGGCACACGCTTTCTCGCCCACGTGGTGGTCGATGCGATTCGCGGTGACACCGGCACGTTGCTCGGTTTCGCCAAGATCACCCGTGACGTGACCGAGGCCCATCAGGCACAGGAGGCGCTGGAGAAAACCCGCGAGGCGTTGTTTCAGGCGCAGAAAATGCAGGCCATCGGTCAGCTCAGCGGCGGCATTGCCCATGACTTCAACAATCTGCTGACGGTGATTCTGGGCAATCTGGAGATTCTGCAAAAGCGCACAGGCGACGATCCGAAGATCGGCCGTCTGCTCGAAAACGCTACCCAAGGGGCGCTGCGTGGCGTGTCGCTGACCCAGCGCATGCTGGCGTTCGCGCGTCGCCAGGAACTCAAGACCGAATCGGTGAATATTGCGCAACTGGTGCAAGGCATCATGGGCCTGCTGCGCAGCTCGATGGGGCCGGGGATCCGGATCGAAACGCAATTTCCCGAGGATCTGGAAGCGGTGCTCGCCGATACCAATCAACTGGAACTGGCCATTCTCAATCTGGCGACCAACGCCCGCGATGCCATGCCCGACGGCGGCAGCGTATTGATCACCGCGCAACCGCAAGTGGTACTCGAACAAAGCCAGGCAACGCTGACGGCCGGGCGCTATGTGTGCTTGAGCCTGATCGACAGTGGCGAGGGCATGGACGAGCACACGCTGGCGTCGGCCCGAGACCCGTTTTTCACCACCAAGGGCCTGGGCAAAGGCACCGGGCTGGGGTTGTCGATGGTGCACGGGTTCATCGAGCAACTCGGCGGACGTTTTGTTCTCAAGAGCGAAAAAGGCCGCGGCACCCACGCCGAACTCTGGCTGCCGGTGGCCGCGGCGGGCGCAACGGTGAAACCCTTGTATCCCGCGATCGAGCCGATTTCGGTGCCCAGACTCAGCGTGTTGGTGGTGGATGACGACTCGCTGGTCTTGACCAGCACCAGCCTGCTGCTCGAAGACCTCGGCCATCGGGTGGTCAGTGCCACGTCCGGCGCACAGGCGCTGAAACTGCTCGAGCAGAACGAAATTATCGATTTGATGATCACCGACATGGCCATGCCGCAGATGAGCGGCGCGCAACTGGCGCATTCCGTGCGTCTGTTGAAACCCGATCTGCCGATCATCCTCGCCACCGGTTACGCCGAACGCCTTGAAGGCTTCGCTGCGCAGTTGCCACGACTGCCAAAACCCTTCACTCAATTGAATCTGGTGGAGATCATTGCCCAGTCGATGAAATGA
- a CDS encoding ATP-dependent DNA helicase, giving the protein MSYSIAVRALCEFTAKTGDLDLRFTPSPTALEGIAGHRTVASRRNDKYQSEVALEGEFRQLKIKGRADGYDPGQNCLEEVKTYRGDLSKQPANHRQLHWAQAKIYGWLMCRKLDLQQINLALVYFDIVSEKETCLVEAFSAEALQAFFEQQCGLFLHWAEEEMAHRQARNLAAQQLRFPHAEFRPGQRHLAESVFKAISTGRCLMAQAPTGIGKTLGTLFPMLKALAPQQLDKVFFLTAKTPGRKLALDASQVLFEQSANLPLRVLEMVARDKACEHPDKACHGESCPLAQGFYDRLPAAREAASRVNLLDQAAMRAVATQHAVCPYYLSQEMARWADVVVADYNYYFDFSALLFGLAQLNQWKVAVLADEAHNLVERGRQMYSASLDQFALGAVRKTAPEALKKSLQRLNREWNALHAPQLAAYQAYDKAPEKLLQAISLCCAAIGDYLNDHPQGLDSALQSFYFELLQFARVAELFDEHYLFDISKRDLDRKRPLSQLCLRNVVPAAFIGPRLKAARSSVLFSATLSPRNYYADLLGTPADTVWIDVESPFSAAQLQVQVISRISTRFNHRQASLEPIVELIARQFAERSGNYLAFFSSFDYLQQVATLLAERHPHITLWQQSRGMLEGQRQAFLDQFTTQSQGVGFAVLGGAFGEGIDLPGARLIGAFIATLGLAQLNPVNEQLKRRMAAIFGAGYDYTYLYPGVQKVVQAAGRVIRTREDRGVVMLIDDRFAESRIQQLLPRWWSIKNEADAFQFGGLTHTPAHNCVR; this is encoded by the coding sequence GTGAGCTACAGCATTGCGGTGCGGGCGCTGTGTGAGTTCACCGCCAAGACCGGCGACCTCGACCTGCGTTTCACCCCGTCGCCGACGGCACTCGAAGGCATCGCCGGCCACCGCACCGTGGCCTCACGGCGCAACGACAAATACCAAAGCGAGGTGGCCCTTGAGGGCGAGTTTCGCCAGTTGAAGATCAAGGGCAGGGCGGACGGCTACGATCCTGGGCAAAACTGTCTGGAAGAAGTCAAAACCTACCGCGGCGACCTGAGCAAGCAACCGGCCAATCACCGTCAGTTGCACTGGGCGCAAGCGAAAATCTACGGCTGGCTGATGTGCCGCAAGCTCGATCTGCAGCAGATCAATCTGGCGCTGGTGTATTTCGACATCGTCAGCGAAAAGGAAACCTGTCTGGTCGAAGCGTTCAGCGCTGAGGCCCTGCAAGCGTTTTTCGAGCAACAGTGTGGCTTGTTCCTGCACTGGGCCGAAGAGGAAATGGCTCATCGCCAGGCGCGTAATCTCGCGGCGCAGCAACTGCGCTTTCCTCACGCAGAGTTTCGTCCGGGGCAACGGCATCTGGCGGAATCGGTGTTCAAGGCGATCAGCACCGGGCGTTGCCTGATGGCCCAAGCGCCGACCGGCATCGGAAAAACCCTCGGCACCTTGTTTCCGATGCTCAAGGCGCTGGCGCCGCAGCAGCTGGACAAAGTGTTCTTCCTGACCGCCAAGACGCCGGGGCGCAAACTGGCGCTGGACGCCAGTCAGGTACTGTTCGAGCAATCGGCGAACTTGCCTTTGCGGGTCTTGGAAATGGTCGCCCGGGACAAGGCCTGCGAACATCCGGACAAAGCGTGCCATGGCGAATCCTGCCCGTTGGCGCAAGGTTTCTACGATCGCTTGCCGGCCGCTCGTGAGGCGGCCAGCCGGGTCAATCTGCTCGATCAGGCCGCCATGCGCGCCGTCGCCACGCAGCATGCGGTGTGTCCGTATTACCTGAGCCAGGAAATGGCCCGTTGGGCTGACGTGGTGGTCGCCGACTACAACTATTACTTCGATTTCAGTGCGCTGCTGTTCGGTCTGGCGCAGCTCAATCAGTGGAAAGTCGCGGTGCTCGCCGATGAGGCGCACAACCTCGTCGAGCGCGGGCGGCAGATGTACAGCGCCAGTCTCGACCAGTTCGCCCTCGGTGCGGTGCGCAAAACCGCGCCCGAAGCGCTGAAGAAATCCCTGCAACGCCTCAACCGTGAATGGAACGCGCTGCATGCCCCGCAACTGGCTGCGTATCAGGCCTACGACAAGGCGCCGGAGAAACTGCTGCAAGCAATCTCGCTGTGTTGCGCGGCCATCGGCGATTACCTGAATGACCATCCGCAGGGACTCGACAGCGCATTGCAAAGCTTCTATTTCGAGCTGCTGCAGTTTGCCCGGGTCGCGGAGTTGTTCGATGAGCATTACCTGTTCGATATCAGCAAACGCGACCTCGACCGCAAGCGCCCGCTGTCGCAACTGTGCCTGCGCAACGTCGTGCCTGCGGCTTTTATTGGCCCGCGCCTGAAGGCGGCGCGCAGCAGCGTGCTGTTTTCCGCAACGCTGAGCCCGCGTAACTATTACGCCGACTTGCTTGGCACGCCGGCCGATACGGTGTGGATCGACGTCGAATCGCCGTTCAGCGCGGCGCAGTTGCAGGTGCAGGTGATCAGCCGGATTTCGACGCGCTTCAATCACCGTCAGGCGTCGCTGGAGCCGATAGTCGAGCTGATCGCCAGGCAGTTCGCCGAGCGTTCGGGCAATTACCTGGCGTTCTTCAGCAGCTTCGACTATCTGCAACAAGTCGCAACGCTGCTCGCCGAACGGCATCCGCACATCACCTTGTGGCAGCAATCGCGCGGCATGCTCGAAGGGCAGCGGCAGGCGTTTCTCGACCAGTTCACCACGCAAAGTCAGGGCGTCGGGTTTGCCGTATTGGGCGGAGCGTTCGGCGAAGGCATCGACTTGCCCGGCGCACGGCTGATCGGCGCATTCATTGCCACGCTGGGGCTGGCACAACTCAATCCGGTCAATGAACAGTTGAAACGGCGCATGGCGGCGATCTTCGGCGCCGGCTATGACTACACCTACCTGTATCCCGGTGTACAGAAAGTGGTGCAGGCCGCCGGCCGGGTGATCCGCACGCGCGAAGATCGTGGCGTGGTGATGTTGATCGACGATCGCTTTGCCGAGAGTCGGATCCAGCAACTGCTGCCGCGCTGGTGGTCAATCAAAAACGAGGCGGACGCTTTTCAATTTGGCGGATTGACGCATACTCCAGCACATAACTGTGTGCGGTGA
- a CDS encoding VRR-NUC domain-containing protein, translated as MTANPLDDPFYYLNNFRQVLDWLELRYADVMSETEHGFIRDFKALPKASQGLLVRMVMRKGVHFRAGKLNYPEIGDIAHAAQSLLAHGWLDECAPLAMAELFDVLLKAEILQAFSEFIEQPKGRKDDWLPLLAEQFSDARSLRDWAPQLTERLFSLTIMDLCDRLRLMFFGNLYQDWSEFVLADLGIFTYEKVEFCADSRGLRSREDVDACLFLHNCQLRFEAGEPLDSIVEQVSAVHFDNPWLQRRRGKVLFQIGQYCERISEFALALSIYRECAYPGARLRMIRVLERCGEYALGLQLGTLAEQAPESAAEQQGLQRIMPRLRRKLGGPPLKRTAAKPVERLDLQLLRSDPELSVEFYVQAHLHDDDGPVHYVENSLINSLFGLLCWPAIFAPLPGAFFHPFQRGPVDLLNEDFQPRRAALFQACLDELDDGRYASTIRQRFAEKWGIQSPFVFWGALSEPLLEQALACLPAEHLKHWFQRLLLDIKANRAGMPDLIQFWPQAKTYRMIEVKGPGDRLQDNQLRWLEFCHEHQMPVAVCYVQWAEQSA; from the coding sequence GTGACTGCCAATCCCCTCGACGATCCGTTCTATTACCTCAACAACTTCCGGCAAGTGCTTGATTGGCTTGAATTGCGCTATGCCGACGTGATGAGCGAAACCGAGCACGGCTTCATCCGCGACTTCAAGGCGTTGCCCAAAGCCTCGCAAGGCCTTTTGGTGCGCATGGTGATGCGCAAGGGCGTGCACTTTCGCGCCGGCAAGCTCAATTACCCTGAAATCGGCGACATCGCCCACGCCGCACAATCGTTGCTGGCTCATGGCTGGCTCGACGAATGCGCGCCGCTGGCAATGGCCGAACTGTTCGATGTATTGCTCAAGGCCGAAATCCTCCAGGCATTCAGCGAATTCATCGAGCAACCCAAGGGGCGCAAGGACGATTGGCTGCCGCTGCTCGCCGAACAGTTCAGCGACGCCCGCAGCCTGCGCGATTGGGCGCCGCAGCTGACCGAGCGGCTATTCAGCCTGACCATCATGGACCTGTGTGATCGCCTGCGCCTGATGTTCTTCGGCAACCTTTATCAGGATTGGTCGGAGTTCGTCCTCGCTGATCTGGGCATCTTTACCTACGAGAAAGTCGAGTTCTGCGCTGATTCGCGCGGCCTGCGCAGCCGTGAAGACGTCGACGCCTGCCTGTTCCTGCACAACTGCCAGTTGCGCTTCGAGGCCGGTGAACCGCTGGACAGCATCGTCGAGCAAGTCAGCGCCGTGCATTTCGATAACCCGTGGCTGCAACGTCGACGTGGCAAGGTGTTGTTCCAGATCGGCCAGTATTGCGAGCGCATCAGCGAGTTTGCGCTGGCCTTGAGCATCTACCGCGAATGCGCCTACCCCGGCGCGCGATTGCGCATGATTCGCGTGCTGGAACGCTGCGGCGAATACGCCCTTGGCCTGCAACTCGGTACGCTGGCCGAACAGGCGCCTGAAAGTGCCGCCGAACAGCAAGGCTTGCAGCGAATAATGCCGCGCTTGCGGCGCAAACTCGGTGGACCGCCACTCAAGCGCACAGCGGCAAAACCGGTCGAGCGCCTCGATTTGCAATTGCTGCGCAGCGATCCTGAGTTGTCGGTGGAGTTTTACGTGCAGGCGCATCTGCATGACGACGACGGCCCGGTGCATTACGTGGAAAACAGCCTGATCAACTCCTTGTTTGGCCTGTTGTGCTGGCCGGCGATCTTTGCGCCGTTGCCGGGGGCATTCTTTCATCCGTTCCAGCGCGGGCCGGTCGATTTGCTCAATGAAGATTTCCAGCCACGTCGCGCTGCGCTGTTCCAGGCCTGCCTCGATGAACTCGACGATGGCCGCTACGCCTCGACCATTCGCCAGCGGTTTGCCGAGAAATGGGGCATTCAGTCGCCATTCGTGTTCTGGGGCGCACTCAGTGAACCGCTGCTGGAGCAGGCGTTGGCCTGCCTGCCGGCTGAACACCTCAAGCACTGGTTCCAGCGTTTGTTGCTCGACATCAAGGCCAACCGCGCCGGCATGCCGGACCTGATCCAGTTCTGGCCGCAAGCCAAAACCTATCGGATGATTGAAGTCAAAGGCCCCGGCGACCGCTTGCAGGACAACCAATTGCGCTGGCTGGAGTTCTGCCACGAACACCAGATGCCGGTGGCTGTGTGTTACGTGCAATGGGCGGAGCAGAGCGCGTGA
- a CDS encoding YgdI/YgdR family lipoprotein: MNINKLGIPLVVAALLVLGGCSTQTVVTLQNGTQYLTKDMPKTKTKDGFYEFEDISGAKVKVRSDEVATVRKED, translated from the coding sequence ATGAATATCAACAAACTGGGCATTCCCTTGGTAGTCGCCGCGCTGCTGGTGCTGGGCGGTTGCTCGACCCAGACGGTGGTGACCTTGCAGAACGGCACCCAGTATTTGACCAAGGACATGCCGAAGACCAAAACCAAGGACGGCTTCTATGAGTTCGAAGATATTTCCGGTGCCAAAGTGAAAGTCCGCTCCGACGAAGTGGCCACCGTGCGCAAAGAAGACTGA